The following coding sequences are from one Treponema bryantii window:
- a CDS encoding STAS domain-containing protein, whose amino-acid sequence MEQLSIVEKDGANYHLYELEGALNAYTIGEFQNMLYDAVHKNNIVLDMSKLVELDPAGIGFLMAAFNDSEDVGHKLYFMSMSNEAEKAISATGFKYLFNLINSVTEVN is encoded by the coding sequence ATGGAACAGTTATCAATTGTAGAAAAAGACGGTGCAAACTACCACCTGTACGAACTCGAAGGCGCTTTGAATGCCTATACTATCGGTGAATTCCAGAACATGCTTTATGACGCTGTTCATAAAAACAATATTGTTCTTGATATGTCAAAACTTGTTGAACTTGATCCTGCAGGAATAGGATTCCTTATGGCTGCTTTCAACGATAGTGAAGATGTTGGTCATAAACTGTATTTTATGTCGATGTCGAATGAGGCAGAGAAGGCGATTTCTGCGACGGGGTTTAAATACTTATTCAACCTTATAAATTCGGTGACTGAGGTTAATTAG